The nucleotide window CTAGAATTCCCCTGGAAAGCTGAGCCGGTGGTTTGATTGGGATTGTAAATTTCCTAGGGAGACAGGACAGGTCACCCCTTTGCAAGAGCACTAATAACACTAGCATGTCTCCGCTTTCAGTGGAAAAGGGGAACCTGTGACTGAACTCAGCTGGCACTCCTGCCGGCAGCTCCTCTACCAGGCAGTGGCCACAATCCTAGCCCACGCAGGCTTTGAGTGTGCTAACGAAAGTGTCCTGGAGACCCTAACTGATGTGGCACACGAGTATTGTCTTAAGTTCACCAAGTTGCTGCGCTTTGCTGTGGATCAGGAGGCCCGGCTGGGGCAGACTCCCTTCCCCGACGTGATGGAGCAGGTTTTCCATGAAGTGGGCATTGGCAGCGTGCTCTCCCTCCAGAAGTTCTGGCAGCACCGCATCAAGGACTATCACAGTTACATGCTGCAGGTGAGAGGACCCTGAGGAGAAGTGGGTAAAGATGTGTAATCTAGGGGTGTCCAGCAGGATCCCTAACACTTGCTCTAGGGTGCAGAGTACAGGGTCTTGGAACAGAGTGGACTTACCCTGCTTTCCTCTTCGGCCCTGGCTGTGTTCCACTGGCCTCATCACTGACGTGGCCAGACTCAGGGGTCTCCTTTAGTCAGTGAAATTATAGCATGTGGTTAGCatgcttttattcaacaaatatttattgagtgcctattgtgAGTCAGGCACTATGAGATTCAGCAGTTAACAAGTTCCTTGAGCTTGCACTCTTGTTgagagggaaacaaaaacaagtaaacaaataataatcaaaataatttcagatgGCGTTAAGTGctatgagaaagaaacaaaacagagtgAGGTGATGCTGCCCAAGGGTGGAGTGTGGTGGGGGAGACACCATTTTTGGTTAGAAACAGAAATATCTGAGCTCTTCAACCCTTGTGGCCTGAGGCATTTTGTTCACTGTTTCGGTTTCCCCAAATCTAAAATATGGTAAGGAATTCTTAACACCCAGTTGTCTTTGCTAAGCGACCCAGATTTCCTACAGTGTTCATCATCCACCTGTGGTACCTATGTCAAATCTTAATTTTTATAGCTAAAAATGTGATCTTTTGTCCCAGTTCTGATATAATAGTCTAAATATTTTTCACCTTTATGTACCTTTTAATTAATGACATACACATTCTCTGCTAAACAGATATTCTTTACATGTCTCTGTCATTTACGAATTTCAAACTCACATTCCTTCCTTTGGCAGTGATGTTTTATGCATATTCATATTCTGTTGGCTTTTCCGTGGATGCCACAAGCTGACTATCCAACTTGCTTTTAACTTGGAAAATTGACTCTTGCTTGCCAACAGATTAGTAAGCAGCTCTCTGAAGAGTACGAAAGGATTGTCAATCCTGAGAAGGCCACAGAGGACACTAAACCTGTAAAGATCAAGGAGGAACCTGTGAGCGACATCACCTTCCCTGTCAGTGAGGAACTGGAGGCTGACCTTGCTTCTGGAGACCAGTCACTGCCCATGGGAGTCCTTGGGGCTCAGAGTGAACGCTTCCCATCTAACCTGGAGGTCGAGGCTTCACCACAGGCTTCAAGTAAGAGAAAACAACTTACCCATTTTGATTCTGGGAGATCTGCCAGTCTCAGTACTTCTTGCGTTTTGGATTCAAACTCTGGAGATGGAAGAACAAAAGTGGGGATGGGCAGGAGAATGGAAAGTCTGAAAACGAATATAGCTTCACTGATCTACAGATACCAACATTCTCTTTGTAATTAAGGAAGAAAGGACTAGCAGAGCTTTACAGACattcttcaaaattatttctaGTTAGGATGTAGACGCAATAAGTGATTACCAGAGTTAATTCAGCTGACCCAGCTGGGTGGGCAGATGGCCTCCTGTCCTCTGTATTCTGGTCTTTCCTGCTGCTTGTACTGAATTGATTAAGGCAACTTCCAGATAGATGGAGTAATGTTAATTGCTCAGGGATGTTTGAATAGTTGGGGTTCCTTGCTAAAGTACCCCCCAACAAGTTGGAACTGAAAGGAATTGAAATAGGGCAACCCAGTTACAGGCAGCTGGCCTCTTCTTCCAGATAGACCCTGTGATTACCTTCAGAACCAGATGACTTGATCCCTAAGTCAGTTAGATTGCAAATTAGTCTAGACGCTCAGTTCTTTACAAATATAAATTGTCATGTCATCAATGCACAAATGATGCAAATAGCCAGTCCTTCAGTGTAGCCTAAACAGAATTAggccacattttttaaagttttgggcAGAGAGCCTTTCACCATGGAAGACGTAATAACCACAGAACAGTGTTGCTAGAAGACACAGAGGCAGGAGAGCCAAAAAGAAATTGTTGCAGATGTAGGGGTCATGTCTCTTTTCAGCAGTCTGGGAACAGCTGCCAGCATTTCGTACTGGTCATTAACTTTTCATAATGTGAGAGAGGACCAGGGACCCAAACACAAGGCAGGAAAACAAGACAGCCCCATAAAAGGACAGGCCAATGTAACACCTGACTAAGAGCCCATGGTTGTGCCTGCCTTTGAACCATGAATCTTTCCACGAGCATAGTTTTACTTCCCTGGTTTAGGGAAAATGGAGGTGGATGAGCTGGAGTAAAGGAGGGTGAGGAAGTGGAAAAGAAGATATTTAGAGTTGATAACTGTTTGAGCAGAGAATAACCACCATATTCTCCAGCCAAGTAGAGAATCAGAGTGAAAACTGACCTCAAAGGTCATCAGTTGGCCCTGGGTGGTGCATGTCTCCTACTTtgtttcagcctttttttttttttaatagatttttttaaacaaatttattttttttatttatttatttttggctgcgttgggtcttcgttgctgtgcacaggctttctctagttgcggcgagcagggggctactctttgttgtggtgtgtgggcttctcattgcagcggcttctcgttgcagagcatgggctctagagcacaggctcagtagttgtggcgcacgggctcagttgctccgtggcatgtgggatcttccccgaccagggctcaaacccgtgtcccctgccctggcaggaggattcttaaccactgtgcaaccagagaagccctgttccAGCCTTTCTTACTGCTAGTTAGTTCTACATTCTTCTTCCATTCCCAGGTACAGAAGTAAATGCTTCACTTCTTTGGAACTTGGCCCACGTGAAAATGGAGCCGCAAGAGAGTGAAGAAGGCAACGTCTCTGGGCATGGCGtgctgggcagcgatgtgttcgaGGAGCCcatgtcaggcatgagtgaagcTGGTATCCCCCAGAGCCCTGATGACTCAGACAGCAGCTATGGCTCCCACTCCACTGACAGCCTCATGGGGTCCTCCCCTGTTTTCAACCAGCGCTGTAAAAAGAGGATGAGGAAAATATAAGGCAAAGAGGGAGAGTTTCTCTCCAGACCTACAAGACCCAACAGAAAACCTTGATGTATTCTAATTCGTTTCCATAAACAGTGATTTGACTTTTATTCTTAAACACAGTGGATTTTCCTGATATCAGTGGAACTGGATTTAACCAAATAAGTCTGCTTTTTCCTTTTGCATCCAGTTTTTGTAGTTTTCCACAACAACCAAGCTACCTTTCACAGACATCATGACACTGGGATGGTAATCCAGAGACCAAAGCACTGTCCCTGACATCTACTGTGTGACTAGACAAGTGACTTAGCTTCTCTAGAGCTGTTTCTCTTGCACAACTGAGAAGAATCATACTGCTTTTACCTACCTTGCAGAGATATTATGAAGATGGAGATGTTGTTAAGCCTCAAAGCTGTGCTTGAATAGACTCACAAGTAAATATATGCTGGTATCagatgtcaatttttttttaacttgcttcATTTTTGGTCGAAGTCCTTGGGAATCCAGTGCTAATACCTAATAGGAAATAGCTAAACATTGCATAGCTTATCTATCAGTAGTCttgttttcaaactgtttttGCTGCCCATGAGGTCGCCTATGAAGTCAGAGTGGTCTGTGGTAAACAggctttttgctttttcataCAGCCCTCTACTATCTCAGCCACATATTTTCTTCTGCTCTAGACTTATTCCATGTATTTccaccatctttatttttttatttccattcagattttttttatattttcaccatGTACACTTTTTGGTTGctcctttcatttttctcctttgtgaaTGAAGCAAACAGGACCTGTCCAAGGACAGGCTTGTGCCTATTTCATTTGTTGCATCTGCTTGGCCATCAGAGAACAGTCCATTCCTTTGCCAGAATTCCGTCTGCACATTGTGTTTCTACTGGATGGGCAGCCGCCAAAAGGATAACAGTATGCACCTTTCTGCTTTACATCGTGTCTTGAACAACTTTACTGCTGTTACTCATCCATAGCAGTACCTGCCCTGCTTGGCATCTGATAGTCTCAACcagtatttattaagtaaatgATGTAGCACTGGAATAATCAGGAGTAATTAGCAAATGTGTGCATGTTAAATACTGCTGAAGTTTGGTTTGGGGGTGCAGAATACAAGTCTTGTGAAAGTTAGAGCACTCCTTTAGTGGAGACCAGAAATCAAGGCCCACATCATTGAGTGCCTTAAATATCCAGCACTGAGAATAAATATGAATGCAATAGCAACAAAATGAGGTTATAATTTAAACTGTTACCAGATCATTTATAAGTTTGCTAATTGTACATCCTTGGCACATTTATCTAAACCCTTCCTGTTCCAGGCTTagctttatttttgcttatttattgatGAAAGTACACATCAGGTGGTCAGTTTCCATAAATTAGCCACCTagtatttaattcattcacttagcaaacatttgttgagtacctattATGTACTGGGTCCTCTGCAAGGGATACACAGATGAGTAAGACTGTCTCTGCCCTTATGGAGCTTATAGCATAGGCCAGACAAGTTCCTCTTTAAGTAAAAAGTATACAAAGGCACTAAGGGAAAAAATCAGGTATGTTCAGAGTTTTGCCGTGCAAATGGTTTCCTCTCAAAGAACAGGTTCAAGTTTTTAGACCAGTGGTTTCCATTAGTTACAGAATACTGAAATTAATACTTCATGTAAAGCgaaacacttttatttatttttagaatgttAGATTGGAGAATAGGCACCAGATGGTCAAGGTTGGGGTACTCTGATAAAGCAGGTGATAAGCACATTGATATCTGAGATTCACCTGGCCTAGAATTACGTCATAGGCTGTTTGAGTTAGAATATTGTTCTGAacttagcatgcatcagaatcccctggaggccTTAGTAAAACGGACTGCTAGGCCCCACACCCCCCCAGTTTCTGATATAGGGCTTGAATGTCCCATTTTTAGTAACTTCCCAGATGATGCTGCTGCTTctggtccagagaccacactttgagaaccactgatctggaATACAGGTTAGGCAGGGATAAAATTCCTTAAGAGAAATGTATAATGTTATAAGATACTGTGAAGAATGTGGAGGCAAAGCAAACCCTTACCAGGGCTGTTATATATGGAATGTGCAACTGACCCAAATCTGTGGACTTTGAGTAAATCACTAAGGATACACTGCATTAAGTTAAAGTACAGTACAAACAGGGCCTGGCTTTGTACCTGGTTACTAGGTGTGGTACGTACATGGAACTTTAGTAAACAACATGTGGCTTTAAACCTCTCTTCTGAACTGCAGTGACTATTTGTgataattttcttatttgaaattaTGACAGGCAGGCTTACaacaaagttaaaattaaaaactctttatCCAAGTCACCATCTAAAGTAGAATTCTTATTCGTTAACAATGTTTTGCCCACTTTCTTCAATGAACCTGGTGTTCTAcaataagctacccagtctgagGCACATTTCATACCAAGATTGATTGATTGCCAAGGAGACTCCAGTGCCAAGCTCTGGACAAGCTCCTGTTTCCCCCTCTCTTTCTGCTAAAAGGAGGGGAACTCGTGGTGCAGGTTCAAAGGCAAGATGCTGGAGAAGTAGAGGCTACAGATCCAGCCCACTAagttctctctctgttctgtccATCAGCAGCAAAAGTATGTGCGTTCAAATGATAAAACTTGCAGTTTTAGGCTTGAAGGGATATGAGCATCCAAAACCAGAATATCCTTCCTtgcataaatccaaggaaaatgcCAAGGGGAATCAGCATCTACCTGCCAGGTCCAAATGTATTCTATCCCTGGCTTCATCTGAGTCAGGAGATTTCACTAGTAAGAGAAACTGCTATCCTGAACAAAATTGTCCTTTATAGTAGCCCCCAATCAGAGATAAGGATAGTCCCTTCACACAGAGTTCCAAAATTTTGGACTTTAGAAACTATTTGTTGTTTCTCTTCCAGTACTGTGCCATTGATTCTTGCATAAAATTCTGGAATGCTGGCTCTTCACGGCTTTCCTCTGTAACTGCAAGGAAAAAAGAAGGttaattctttttaaactctCCCATTAGACAGGTGGATTAGAGCTGCTGTCACCCATCCATCAGAAATAGTAcctttgacccttgaacaacacgggtttgaactgcatagGTCCATGTATACACGAATTTTTTTCAATcgtaaatactacagtaccacACGATCCACAGGTGGTGAAATCCACGAATGTggaaccacagatacagagggccaactataagttaaTTATACAGGGATTTTAAACTGTGAGGAGGGTGGGTACCCCTAGTCTCCAAGTTGTTGAAGAGTCAACTATATTTCTAAGACACTGTATGTCCACTTCTCCCAATAAGGAAATATCTCCTAGAAGCAGGCTGTATTTATCATGTTGCCCAAAATGTACAATTTCTTTGACCTGTAAGTGGGGAGAATACCTCCTtcataaagtaattaaaatgagGTCCCACTCCTACATATTTttaactgagagaaatgaaaacctctgTCCACAAATACCTGTTAATGaatgtttagagcagctttattcatgacaGCTAAAACCTGGCAACAACCCCAGTGTCAatcagctggtgaatggataaacaaaggtACATCCACATAATAGAactattactcagcaataaaaaagaacatattacTGACAcatgcagtaacatggatggatcaCAAAAGCATTACACTGAATGAAAAAAGTCAAATGCAAGTTAAATactgtgattccacttacacaacattctggaaaaggcaaaattataggaaTAAAAATCAGGTAAGCGGTTGCCAGGAACTGGTGTGGGGGAAGGGACTGAATAAAAGCGAGCCTGAGCGAACTTTTagggtgatggaagtgttctgtttcttgattatAATGGTAATTacaaaactatatatatgtattaaaattcATCAAGCTATACACTTTAATAAAAGGGtgggatttattgtttgtaaattatacctcaataaatcttaTTAAATGATGCAATTTACATGTTAGTATCCAGCACACTGGAATAAAGAGAAGTTTGCTCTTGGGCACAGCTAGGACCTAAAAGCGTTGTTTCAAGAAACAGATTCTGTCCACAGTCCATAAAACTATGCAAAGTGGAACACTTTTGGGTTTCCAGAGCCATTCTATCTTCAATGCTACAGTCCCTTCTGACTGGTTTAGGTCTGCTGAGGCCTCCTTTTGTATTCTTAAAACAATGATTACAATAAACAATCCTGGATTCCTCAAAATTGAGTTAGGACCTAAAGATGAGAAGACACAAGACTAATAAAAGGCCGTAATCAAGCTCAATATTAACCATTCAGTAGGAAGGCCAGGAACTTTGAATATATGGAACTCCTTCCTGGTGCTGCATCCTTTAGCATGTCCTCTCTCCCCTGTAACTGGCTTCATGCTCAAGGTCTTCCCTCAGTAGCAGGAAGCTCCCGGGCAAACAATGAAAGAATAAGCAGCTGTTTTGTTCTCATGAGCCACCTCAGCCGCCTCTCACCTCTGTGGTCAATATCTTCAGTATCACTGTCTGCTTCCTCATCCTCTTCATCCAAGGTTCCCCGAGTCAGGATCAAGTCAGAAGGGTCCATCACAGGAGGTAAGCTGCCTACATAGAAAACATCTATCACTAGCATGTCATGAACATAGGCCTCCTCAAAAAAGTGATTTTGAATCGATAAGCAAGTATGATTAAAAACTGGCAGGATGAAAGTGATCATGAAAAAATGCACGATCTTATCTCTTCTAAATGTACAGTTAATACCACTTAACATTTCTACACTAGTGTATTTCACAAAGTGCTTTCATGAGGCCAGTAACCCAAGaggtctcattttctttttttttttttttttttgcggtacgcgggcctctcactgttgtggcctctcccgttgcggagcacaggctctggacgcgcaggctcagcggccatggctcacgggcccagccgctccgcggcatgtgggatcttcccggaccggggcacgaacccgtgtccccagcatcggcaggcggactctcaaccactgcgccaccagggaagcccccagaggtcTCATTTTTAAGTTGAGGAAAATAACTCTCAAGTAGCTTGTCTTCATAGTCATAGTAATGTCATTTATTTGTACTAGCTCTCAGCTTAGAAGAGGCTATGGTTTTTCCTATGAAGGCTAAAGACATTTGAGCAGATCCAGTGTGCTGATAAGTCAAGAGTAAAAGTGTGGAGCGTGGAACTCACTTAACTGGTAAACCCAGCCAGGTTCCAGCACCTAATCCACCAAGTGGCTTTGCTGTTCTCTACTAGACCTATAGCAATAGCTATCATTAACAGAACTTTACTCCTTTAAAGGCCAGTCCACCAATGAGTGTGGGAGGgtgagtgtgtatatatttaaatttgagCACCAACCTAGGAACCCCTAGAGAATTAATGACAAAACTAactcaaacaataaaaaatgtcagtaaagtagcagaataaaaagactaaaatacagaaatgaaaagtcTTCATAAACACAAACATAACCAGTTAGAAGAAAAATCCCATTTTCAACACTAACGAAGATACAATCCTTGggaaaaatttaacaaatttaacAAAACCTACATGAGGAAAACATTCCTGGAAGACATAAAAGTAGACTTGACAAATATAAACACATTCCTTGTTCTTAGACAGGAAGAGCAACATCAAAGAGatgtcaattaattaattaattaatataacacaatcccaataaaaatatcaaagaggTTTTTTAGCGAGCTACATTAAGTTGATACTAAAGGTCATTtgggaaaacaaacaagcaagaatAGTCAGGgaaacactaaaaaagaaaacgtTGAGGAGGACTAGCGCTAGCAGATATTAAAACATACTATAAAGCCTCTATATGTAATTAAAGCCACACAGTAAAGGCACACAGTCTAGAGGAATAAAATAGGTAATCCAGAAATACATCCAAGCACATATGAAACTTTAGTATATGATACAGGTAGCATCTCATCACTGGGACAAAggtagactttttaataaatcATGTGGGTACAACTATTTATGAAAAAGGTAACACAGACCTATACCTCACAccatacccaggaataaaccctaAATGGATCAGGGTtccaaatgtagaaaataaaaccatacaAGTACTACAGTAAAACATGAGTGAATGCCTCTTTAACACAGGTGTGGATAAAGGATTCCCAACTATGACTCAAAACCAGGtgcaataaaagataaataaatttgacTACATCAAATTTATACAAAACGAAACAAACTTTTGCATGGCAAAATAACACCATGAACGAAGTCAAAGGGCAACTGACAaacagggagaaaatatctgcaacatGTATCAGGAAAATGAAGACTATCCCTACCTAGATTAATGCATATTAAAACTAATGggtaaacatttgaaaattaaaagtacaTTTATCTAATCAAAGCATCACCCCACAAAATACTTATTATGAAGGGAAAAATAACTTTATGACGAaaaaacctggcagacaccacttTAAGTAAGTGATCAAAGACAGCTCATCATCATGTACCTTGTGATATGATACATGGAAAAAACACTTCACATCTGTTAACTTCTGCTAAAAAGGAGGCACCTGAATTGaaccatgaggaaacatcagacaaacccaaattgaagaAAATTCTACAAAAATGTTAAGTACCATACACTTCAAAAATATCAATGTCATGAAATGCAAAGAAAGACTAAGGAGCcattccagattaaaggaaaataagagacgtgacaactaaatgcaacacAGATCCAGAACCTTCTCCTGCTATAGAGGGCAAATGGCTACGTCTAAATAAGGTCTATACATTAGATAATAGGAACgtgtcaatgttaatttcctagttTTTGATAACTACAATGAGGGTATATAAAATAATGcccttatttttaagaaaaactcaAGGGTAAAGGTGCatcatgtctgcaacttactcttaAACGATTCagaaaaaagttatatataatatacaaatattttatacgtatacttatatatttatataaaatgtaaagcCAAACATATAtaacagaaagaataaagtaaatgTGGTAGATGTTAACATTTGGTGAATCTAGCTGAAGGGTATATGGCAATTCTTTGCAATTCAtgaaactcttctgtaaatctaaaattaggccaaaataaacagtaaaagagGGGGaggattaaaaagtaattaaaaaaaaaagtagacatcAAGTATCTTGCCAAAGTAAACCAAAAACTACCTGAAGAGAAAGAATcatcatatacatatgtataaaagtATAAACACAGATAAGATAAATGTGGTATGAGAGACACAGACAGTGGATTCCTCGTTAACACAGATGTTAGATATAGGTATGTCCGTAGGTATATATCTACATCTGTacacttcaaaaatgtcaatgtcatgaaatacaaaaacaaaggaTCCATTCACGATTAAAGGAGACGAAGAGACAACTAAACACAATGCAGATCTAGGATTTATCTAAATTGACTGAAgaacagatagatagatacactaTACAACATTTACtttatccttttctctttctctcccttaaaCATAAATACCTACCTACTAAGTGGAGATAAGCGTACCCCGCTCTTAGTTCCTAACACCAGAAGACCCTCCAGTACCTGTGGCAGTCCCGGTGTCCAAGGCTATAGAGCCCATATCTTTCCGAAGTCGTTCCAGTTGTTCTTTCTGCTGCTGGCTCTGTGCACTGGCCTACATACACAGAGGAAAATGTTGTCATATTAAAAAAGGAGGCCCAAGTTAGATGCCAGACTTCTAACTGGAGATGACAAATTATACAAATACTAGAGGCAGATAAGGGATGGCTGATGACAGAAACATTGAGCAGTGTGGGCCCAGATTAGCAGAAGTTCATTCCAGAGGGCTCTGCAGACTGTATTAGAGGTTTCAGAAATTAGACACAAAATCATCAAAAGAACCCTCAAACAGACACAGCAGGAAGGCTCAGTGATAAGATGTCCAATGTAGCCGATGGGGATAGGACACTTCATCATTTGGGGTAAGAGTTGTGAACTACCCTCTGTTCTTAAACAAAATTCTACAAGTAGCCTTTAAATGGACCTTGGAGTAGGGGTGGAGGTATGGCACAAGAAGGGCTCAgcatatataaaaggaaaaattactgatttttattacttcaagtatagagaagaaaaataattaagggCCTTTCTGCATCCAGACAGCATACGTACAAATTTACAGGTTTAAATTAACAAGTATCTAAAGGATACATTGAGAACCAAAACAAAAGCATTTATGGCAGAAGGATTAGTACATAGTTTGAGATTGTTTATTCAGTGGCCCTAAAATACACAAATAGCCTCTTTTCTTACCAGCGATTTCTTCAGACGTTCATATTCAGGACGATACTCTCTGGAAAGAGAAACACTTTCTAAATCCCTTTGATTAATAATCTATCCTGTCCCCGCCTCCACATCACTTCTATTTTCCTAGTACTTTGATAATAACAAAAGATCTTATGTCACCATACATCAGATGTAACAAGTCTTAGTCACTGAGATTCTATCCCTAAGGAATTAAAAGCCAAGGTGACTGCCCCCTCCCTGAaatcagcaacaagacaaaagACTGACTGCTGATCTGGGAAGATCAACTCTGGGGAGACCATGACCAATGAGTTCACCATTCACTTGGATAAACATGAGTAAAAGATGTTTAAATGATGAGTAAAAGAAGCTAGGCCTACTGGGCTCAGGAAGCCCAATACATAATTATGTCGTTTATCTGGGCAACCATGAAAGGATATAGAAAAGAGTCTATCCTGAGGCTTTGATAAcacatgcaaaaaaacaaaacaaaacaaacaaaaaaatgaacctcatctgatgaataaaaatcaaaataatgttTCTGAAAAACCACAATGTGGCTATTAGGCTCTTGCTAAGTATGAAGCTTGCTAGAAAGCAGCCAATTATCAGGCCTAAGGAAAGTGTATAGGTGCTATGACTCCACTTTGCTTTAGATAAATGGAACTCCAGTATTAACCAAGAAAATAGTTATAACAATCATTTATTAAGAAATATGCTTACTACATGTCAGCAATTGTGTTAGGTGCTTTAGATATATTATCTCAAATAATCCCCACAACGACCTTAACAATAAATGCTATTACCCTTCATCTATAAATGAGGAAAACTTGCTAAGGTTACACACTTATTAAttggaggaaaaagaaatctaaaccatatctatctgactccaaagtctatgTTCTTCATCAGGGGTCAACCAATGTGGCAAACAGGacaaatccagcccactgcctatttttataaataaagttttattggaacacagccacgccaTTTGTTTAGGAATTGTCTATAGCTGCTTTTGCACCACAATGAGAGTTGAGGAGTTTCAACAGATAATAcaacccacaaagcctaaaatatttaacaCCTGGCTTTTTACAAACACTGTCTGATGACACCTGTTCTTCATCATTCAATATAGTGAAGATTTTATActcctattcttttttaaaaaaagttaacagCTACTTGTTAACCCTAAGTGTGATCAGATCCAGTGCACATCTGCATGGCAAATATAATACAAACACCATGAAAACCAAAATGTTTTGCCTGGCAAAACAGCTATCATATCAGACCTGTGGGTAACTAAGAGTGCCATCACTAGAATGTTCCTTTATCCTCACCTTTCATATTCTTCTGTGGCACTGGCAACTTGCACGAAGAGTTCATCTAAGCCTGTACCCAGAACAGCAGACACTCCCACCACCTGCCAAAAGCATCATTAATACCACTGAGGAAAcaactgtatatttttaaatggcatataTTATTTGGCTCAAATTTCATAAAATCTTCACAGAAGAGGTTTGGCTACTTTAAGAAGTCTCTGGCAAAGAATGAAgctaaaacaagacaaaatggcATACCTACTCAAGAGTGA belongs to Pseudorca crassidens isolate mPseCra1 chromosome 14, mPseCra1.hap1, whole genome shotgun sequence and includes:
- the SUPT7L gene encoding STAGA complex 65 subunit gamma: MLRYWGEIPISSSQTNRSSFDLLPREFRLVEVHDPPLHQPSANKPKPPTMLDIPSEPCSLTIHTIQLIQHNRRLRNLIATAQAQNQQQTEGVKTEESEPLPSCPGSPPLPDDLLPLDCKNPSAPFHIRHSDPESDFYRGKGEPVTELSWHSCRQLLYQAVATILAHAGFECANESVLETLTDVAHEYCLKFTKLLRFAVDQEARLGQTPFPDVMEQVFHEVGIGSVLSLQKFWQHRIKDYHSYMLQISKQLSEEYERIVNPEKATEDTKPVKIKEEPVSDITFPVSEELEADLASGDQSLPMGVLGAQSERFPSNLEVEASPQASSTEVNASLLWNLAHVKMEPQESEEGNVSGHGVLGSDVFEEPMSGMSEAGIPQSPDDSDSSYGSHSTDSLMGSSPVFNQRCKKRMRKI